From the genome of Triticum aestivum cultivar Chinese Spring chromosome 3B, IWGSC CS RefSeq v2.1, whole genome shotgun sequence, one region includes:
- the LOC123065630 gene encoding probable peroxygenase 4 isoform X1 yields the protein MAGHRQSLAAASLKLPALLLLWIFSLNWGHAVAHFDPANMTELQKHVSFFDHNKDGFITPVETIQGFVAIGCEYAFATAASASIHGALAPQTTPAGTPLPHLTIYVENIHKAMHGSDSGVYDPKGR from the exons ATGGCCGGTCATCGACAATCGTTGGCAGCGGCTTCTCTGAAGCTCCCAGCTCTTCTGCTTCTGTGGATCTTCAGCTTGAACT GGGGGCATGCCGTCGCGCACTTTGATCCTGCAAACATGACCGAACTGCAGAAACATGTCTCCTTTTTCGACCACAACAAGGATGGCTTCATCACTCCTGTGGAAACCATCCAAG GGTTTGTTGCAATCGGTTGCGAGTATGCATTTGCTACTGCTGCCTCAGCCTCCATTCACGGTGCCCTTGCTCCTCAAACAACCCCG GCTGGTACACCACTGCCTCACTTGACAATATACGTGGAGAATATCCACAAAGCTATGCATGGAAGTGATTCGGGTGTATACGATCCTAAAGGAAGGTAG
- the LOC123065630 gene encoding uncharacterized protein isoform X2, translated as MAGHRQSLAAASLKLPALLLLWIFSLNWGHAVAHFDPANMTELQKHVSFFDHNKDGFITPVETIQGWYTTASLDNIRGEYPQSYAWK; from the exons ATGGCCGGTCATCGACAATCGTTGGCAGCGGCTTCTCTGAAGCTCCCAGCTCTTCTGCTTCTGTGGATCTTCAGCTTGAACT GGGGGCATGCCGTCGCGCACTTTGATCCTGCAAACATGACCGAACTGCAGAAACATGTCTCCTTTTTCGACCACAACAAGGATGGCTTCATCACTCCTGTGGAAACCATCCAAG GCTGGTACACCACTGCCTCACTTGACAATATACGTGGAGAATATCCACAAAGCTATGCATGGAAGTGA
- the LOC123065629 gene encoding probable peroxygenase 4 encodes MAGHRQSLAAASLKLPALLLLWIFSLNWGHAVAHFDPANMTELQKHVSFFDHNKDGFITPVETIQGFVAIGCEYAFATAASASIHGALAPQTTPAGTPLPHLTIYVENIHKAMHGSDSGVYDPKGRFLPQKFEELFKTYAILRPDALTLAEMHAMLFAKRDLDPISWAPPEIEWGLLFTLASDWLGFLHKDSVRGIYDGSVFIKLEKKWHPSQSDI; translated from the exons ATGGCCGGTCATCGACAATCGTTGGCAGCGGCTTCTCTGAAGCTCCCAGCTCTTCTGCTTCTGTGGATCTTCAGCTTGAACT GGGGGCATGCCGTCGCGCACTTTGATCCTGCAAACATGACCGAACTGCAGAAACATGTCTCCTTTTTCGACCACAACAAGGATGGCTTCATCACTCCTGTGGAAACCATCCAAG GGTTTGTTGCAATCGGTTGCGAGTATGCATTTGCTACTGCTGCCTCAGCCTCCATTCACGGTGCCCTTGCTCCTCAAACAACCCCG GCTGGTACACCACTGCCTCACTTGACAATATACGTGGAGAATATCCACAAAGCTATGCATGGAAGTGATTCGGGTGTATACGATCCTAAAGGAAG GTTTCTTCCCCAAAAGTTTGAGGAATTATTCAAAACATATGCAATACTCCGACCAGATGCGTTGACACTTGCAGAGATGCATGCGATGCTCTTTGCTAAACGAGATCTAGACCCGATATCATG GGCGCCACCCGAGATAGAGTGGGGGCTATTATTCACGCTTGCAAGCGATTGGCTTGGATTTCTTCACAAGGACAGTGTTAGAGGTATATACGATGGAAGCGTGTTTATCAAGTTGGAGAAGAAATGGCACCCTTCTCAAAGTGATATATGA